In Proteus vulgaris, one DNA window encodes the following:
- a CDS encoding MFS transporter, with amino-acid sequence MATQRTSAWSPLRNRIFFVLWMATLFSNIGTWMNDVGAGWLMTNLSPDPVMIAAIQAMTTLPVFLLALPAGAIADIFDKRKLLIFVNILMLCAASLLAVLVYFDVISIGWLLLITFVLGSGAAFLGPAWQAIVPSIVEPHELKSGIALNSMGINISRAIGPALAGILISQVGLYLPFLLNALSFIAIILAVWWWEGEKKEEEKLPAESVVAAMISGLRYARYSPALIKTIIRAASFFIFASAYWAMLPLVARVSLHGDATLYGLLTTSIGIGAVIGAFSLSTLREKLSTSTLIAIGTVGTALVLFIFASATSKYLAIFASMLAGFSWIITLSTLMVSAQTALPNWVRARGLALYLTVFSGSMALGSLVWGQIASHTSVTIALLCATVGIILVWLCVLRVKLEHDNINLQHSEHFILDDGLIEITTDKGPVLITVNYQIEAIHSEQFLSLMNRLKTVRLRDGGYSWGLFVSSDAITENNTQSYMETFMVASWAEHLRQHDRATMDDKQLQQQLDKIISAKKVTHAFSAFSPKK; translated from the coding sequence ATGGCAACGCAACGTACTTCCGCGTGGTCGCCCTTACGTAATCGTATTTTTTTCGTATTATGGATGGCAACGTTATTTTCTAATATTGGGACTTGGATGAATGATGTGGGTGCCGGTTGGTTGATGACAAACCTAAGCCCAGATCCCGTTATGATTGCAGCTATTCAAGCCATGACAACATTACCTGTTTTCTTATTGGCACTCCCAGCTGGAGCTATTGCTGATATCTTTGATAAACGAAAATTGCTTATTTTCGTCAATATTTTGATGCTCTGCGCCGCTTCATTATTAGCGGTTCTTGTGTATTTCGATGTTATCAGTATTGGCTGGTTATTATTAATTACCTTTGTTTTGGGTTCTGGCGCGGCGTTTTTAGGCCCTGCATGGCAAGCGATTGTACCAAGTATTGTCGAGCCCCATGAATTAAAGTCAGGTATTGCCTTAAACAGTATGGGAATTAATATCAGCCGTGCAATAGGCCCCGCACTTGCAGGTATTTTGATTTCTCAAGTTGGTCTTTATTTACCCTTTTTACTCAATGCCTTGAGCTTTATCGCCATTATTCTTGCTGTCTGGTGGTGGGAAGGTGAGAAAAAAGAAGAGGAAAAACTCCCCGCAGAATCTGTTGTTGCCGCGATGATCTCCGGTTTACGCTATGCGCGTTATAGCCCTGCGCTGATAAAAACGATTATAAGAGCGGCCAGCTTTTTTATTTTTGCGAGTGCTTATTGGGCAATGTTACCGCTAGTCGCCCGAGTTTCACTACACGGTGACGCGACATTATATGGTTTACTAACAACTAGCATTGGTATTGGTGCTGTGATTGGCGCATTTAGTTTATCAACATTGCGTGAAAAATTGAGTACCAGCACATTGATTGCTATTGGCACCGTGGGTACAGCATTGGTGTTATTTATTTTCGCCAGTGCGACTTCAAAATATCTTGCTATTTTCGCTAGTATGCTCGCTGGATTTAGCTGGATAATCACCCTTTCCACATTAATGGTCTCTGCACAGACAGCCTTGCCTAATTGGGTTCGTGCGAGAGGTCTAGCACTTTATTTAACCGTATTTTCTGGCTCAATGGCATTAGGCTCTCTTGTTTGGGGGCAAATTGCTTCACATACTTCAGTAACGATAGCTTTGCTGTGTGCAACGGTTGGAATTATTTTAGTTTGGTTATGTGTTTTGCGTGTCAAATTAGAACATGACAACATCAATTTACAGCATTCAGAACACTTTATTCTTGATGATGGACTTATTGAGATCACAACGGATAAAGGCCCTGTGTTAATTACCGTAAATTATCAAATTGAAGCAATTCACAGTGAGCAATTTCTCAGTTTAATGAATCGACTAAAAACAGTTCGTTTAAGAGATGGCGGTTATTCATGGGGGTTGTTTGTTTCATCTGATGCTATTACGGAAAATAACACTCAATCATATATGGAAACTTTTATGGTGGCTTCTTGGGCTGAGCATCTTCGTCAACATGATCGCGCGACAATGGACGATAAACAATTGCAACAACAATTAGATAAAATAATCAGTGCCAAAAAAGTAACACACGCTTTTTCTGCTTTTTCGCCAAAAAAATAA
- a CDS encoding VF530 family DNA-binding protein: MTGHISKDPLHGVTLEMQVNALVAKYGWAKLGQLIKINCFRSDPSVKSSLKFLRRTPWARAEVEALYLDSLEADIDDVIEVIDSPDCDPWANSRKR; this comes from the coding sequence ATGACAGGACATATTTCTAAAGATCCGCTACATGGCGTCACTCTTGAAATGCAAGTAAATGCGCTGGTGGCTAAATATGGTTGGGCTAAATTAGGTCAACTTATCAAGATTAACTGCTTTAGAAGTGATCCTAGCGTGAAATCAAGTTTGAAATTCTTGCGTAGAACCCCTTGGGCACGTGCTGAAGTAGAAGCGCTTTACCTAGATTCTCTTGAAGCCGATATTGATGATGTGATTGAAGTTATCGATAGTCCTGATTGTGATCCGTGGGCGAATAGTAGAAAGCGATAA
- a CDS encoding XylR family transcriptional regulator has translation MKKDTYFRIVLLFNANKVYDRQVVEGVGEYLQASQCHWDVFIEEDFRTRLDNINHWVCDGIIADFDDPIIAEHLSQSSLAVIGVGGSYHQEKNYPPVPYIATDNYELVQQAFLHLKQKGLKHFAFYGLPAKDHPHWSNEREYAFRQLVTSEKYPGIVYNGMDITQENWQHAQNRLSDWIQTLPPQTGIIAVTDARARHLLQVCDNLNINVPEEISIIGIDDEDMTRYLSRIALSSVVQGSRQMGYLAAKLLHQTLDGHVTDKQQRILVPPVKIVERRSTDFHSFNDPTVVQAMHYIYYNACKGIKTEQVLDAVNMSRSNLEQRFKKEIGKTIHTVIYEEKLKRAQNLLATTTLAIQEISVMCGYPSLQYFYSIFKKEFGMTPKEFRDE, from the coding sequence ATGAAAAAAGATACATACTTTCGTATTGTGTTGTTATTCAATGCTAATAAAGTGTATGACCGTCAAGTGGTTGAGGGGGTTGGAGAATATCTTCAGGCCTCACAGTGCCATTGGGATGTCTTTATTGAAGAGGATTTCCGTACTCGACTGGATAATATTAACCACTGGGTTTGTGACGGTATTATTGCAGATTTTGACGATCCAATTATTGCTGAGCATTTAAGCCAATCATCGTTAGCAGTAATTGGTGTAGGTGGATCTTATCATCAAGAAAAAAATTATCCTCCCGTACCTTATATCGCCACCGATAATTATGAATTAGTTCAACAAGCCTTTTTACATTTAAAACAGAAAGGGCTTAAGCATTTTGCTTTTTATGGTTTACCCGCCAAAGATCACCCCCATTGGTCTAATGAACGAGAGTACGCTTTTCGCCAATTAGTCACCAGTGAAAAATATCCAGGTATTGTTTATAACGGCATGGATATTACACAAGAAAATTGGCAACACGCGCAAAATCGTTTATCTGACTGGATACAAACTTTACCACCACAAACAGGGATTATTGCTGTCACCGATGCAAGGGCGCGTCATTTATTACAAGTATGCGACAATTTAAACATTAATGTACCTGAAGAAATAAGCATTATCGGAATCGATGATGAAGATATGACACGCTATTTATCCCGTATTGCATTATCTTCTGTTGTGCAAGGTTCACGGCAAATGGGATATTTAGCCGCAAAATTATTACATCAAACCCTAGATGGGCATGTAACAGATAAACAGCAAAGAATATTAGTTCCCCCCGTTAAAATTGTTGAACGGCGCTCAACTGATTTTCACTCATTTAACGATCCCACCGTTGTTCAAGCTATGCATTATATTTATTACAATGCCTGTAAAGGGATAAAAACAGAACAAGTTTTAGATGCAGTTAATATGTCGCGTTCTAATTTAGAGCAACGGTTTAAAAAGGAAATTGGCAAGACAATTCATACGGTTATTTATGAAGAAAAACTCAAACGTGCTCAAAATTTATTAGCCACAACAACACTTGCGATACAAGAAATATCCGTGATGTGTGGCTATCCGTCATTGCAATATTTTTATTCTATCTTTAAAAAAGAATTTGGTATGACGCCGAAAGAGTTTAGGGATGAGTGA
- a CDS encoding MalY/PatB family protein encodes MYQNNFNKLISRQNTYSAKWCNSNANVIPLSVADMEIAAPDFITNKLAEFNHKGIYGYTDLSHDWNNVAANWFKSQYQWIVAPETIVFCPRVIQAVSLYIQNFTQIGDKVTTLSPAYHPISNAVCVNNRELLESPLIYRDGYYEIDFDDLENKFKQSVCFMLLSPHNPTGTVWQKNDLIKIAKLAQKYHVFIISDDVHADFVFDDALYHPISSLNTYVEQHSFICTSPAKTFNLAGLEIANIVIANPEYREKFKQCLNAAGIHNPGYFSVPAFLQAYTLQGQQWLSELKTYLADNRRWVKEQCERHFSDWVVTQSHGTYMLWINYQKMQLTEEQLKHWFVSLAEVEMSWGRGFGAVGDGFFRINIATPRSILETVFTRLIRTLPHASLE; translated from the coding sequence ATGTATCAGAATAACTTTAATAAATTAATTTCTAGGCAAAATACCTATAGCGCAAAATGGTGTAATAGTAACGCCAATGTTATTCCATTATCTGTTGCAGATATGGAAATTGCTGCGCCTGATTTTATTACAAACAAACTTGCTGAATTTAATCACAAGGGAATTTATGGCTATACCGATCTTAGTCATGATTGGAATAACGTTGCCGCTAATTGGTTTAAAAGCCAATATCAATGGATAGTTGCCCCTGAGACGATTGTGTTTTGTCCTCGCGTTATACAAGCCGTTTCACTTTATATCCAGAATTTCACACAAATAGGCGATAAAGTCACAACGCTGTCTCCAGCTTATCACCCTATTAGCAATGCTGTTTGTGTAAATAACCGCGAGCTATTAGAAAGCCCGTTAATTTATCGTGACGGCTACTATGAAATAGATTTTGATGATCTAGAAAATAAGTTTAAACAGTCCGTCTGTTTTATGTTGCTTTCACCACACAATCCAACTGGTACGGTATGGCAAAAAAATGACTTAATAAAAATAGCGAAGCTTGCACAGAAATATCACGTTTTTATTATTTCTGATGATGTGCACGCAGATTTTGTTTTTGATGATGCTCTCTATCATCCTATTTCATCTTTAAACACCTATGTAGAACAGCACTCTTTTATTTGTACATCTCCAGCGAAAACCTTCAATTTAGCGGGGCTAGAGATAGCGAATATTGTGATTGCTAATCCCGAGTATCGTGAAAAATTCAAACAGTGCTTGAATGCTGCTGGTATTCATAATCCAGGATATTTTTCTGTTCCCGCTTTTTTACAAGCTTATACCTTACAAGGCCAACAATGGCTTAGTGAATTAAAAACGTACCTTGCTGATAACCGACGTTGGGTAAAAGAACAATGTGAACGTCACTTTTCCGATTGGGTTGTCACACAAAGTCATGGCACCTACATGCTATGGATTAATTACCAAAAAATGCAGTTAACTGAAGAACAACTAAAACATTGGTTTGTTTCATTAGCCGAAGTGGAAATGAGTTGGGGGCGCGGTTTTGGTGCGGTTGGGGATGGTTTTTTCCGCATTAATATCGCGACACCTCGTTCAATATTAGAAACCGTTTTCACTCGGCTTATTCGTACCTTACCTCACGCCAGTTTGGAATAA
- the nhaC gene encoding Na+/H+ antiporter NhaC, whose translation MKTQTINSPRTPTLLESLFPILTMVVLLGGGYAAFDLPPEPLMVLSTVVAALLVKRLGYRYEEILTAISQKIAKTMPALLILISVGLLIGTWMIGGTIPLMIYYGLKMISPEMLYVTALLVTSLVSVCTGTSWGSAGTIGVAFMGVAVGMDANLAATAGAVVAGAYFGDKLSPLSGDTNLAAMAARIDLYQHIWHLLYTTLPSLILTAIVMTVYGMNGDLAGQGVPEKVTLITNGLENVYNFNLILLIPVLVILYGSVTKKPTIPVMLASAAIAMLNAYLVQGFGLHDIVKSAVDGFNVSMIQGKEVPELLGNLLNRGGMNSMMSTLLICFCALSFAGTLSLSGALEVIVHALLKMVHSTGSMILATIACGLTMIGVTCNGQISILIPIEMLRGAYIERGLHPKNLARTVEDSATIFEPILPWTAAGAYMAGTLGVATLSYLPWAVLCWSGIFFAMLWGFTGFGIAKLTPEEQEEMTAELGSHSELQLDTK comes from the coding sequence ATGAAAACGCAAACGATAAACAGCCCAAGAACACCTACGCTTCTTGAATCGCTCTTTCCTATTCTCACTATGGTGGTGTTATTAGGAGGAGGCTACGCCGCTTTTGATTTACCACCAGAACCATTAATGGTGCTTTCGACCGTTGTGGCTGCACTGTTAGTAAAACGGTTGGGATACCGCTATGAGGAGATCTTAACTGCTATCTCACAAAAGATTGCTAAAACTATGCCAGCATTGCTGATTTTAATCAGTGTGGGCTTGTTAATAGGCACATGGATGATTGGTGGCACCATTCCTCTGATGATCTATTACGGTCTAAAAATGATCAGCCCAGAAATGCTATATGTTACAGCATTATTGGTCACGTCATTGGTGTCGGTCTGTACGGGAACATCATGGGGTTCAGCAGGAACCATAGGTGTTGCATTTATGGGTGTTGCCGTAGGTATGGATGCAAACCTTGCAGCAACAGCCGGCGCCGTAGTCGCGGGAGCCTATTTTGGTGACAAGCTTTCACCGTTATCAGGTGATACTAACCTTGCCGCAATGGCAGCAAGGATCGACCTTTATCAACATATTTGGCACTTACTTTATACCACACTGCCTTCGTTGATTTTAACGGCGATTGTGATGACTGTTTATGGCATGAATGGCGATTTAGCGGGTCAAGGTGTGCCAGAAAAAGTGACATTAATTACAAATGGTCTTGAGAATGTTTATAACTTCAATCTTATTCTTCTCATTCCAGTGTTAGTGATTTTATATGGTTCAGTAACAAAAAAACCCACTATCCCAGTGATGTTAGCTTCTGCTGCAATTGCAATGCTAAACGCTTATCTTGTTCAAGGTTTTGGTTTACATGACATCGTAAAAAGTGCGGTTGATGGCTTCAATGTCTCGATGATCCAAGGTAAAGAAGTTCCTGAATTGTTAGGTAATTTGCTAAATCGTGGTGGCATGAACTCCATGATGAGCACTCTGCTTATCTGTTTCTGCGCCCTCTCGTTTGCTGGTACTTTATCGTTAAGTGGCGCATTAGAAGTCATTGTCCATGCATTATTAAAAATGGTGCACTCAACAGGTTCAATGATCTTAGCCACAATTGCTTGCGGACTCACCATGATTGGCGTGACCTGTAATGGACAAATCTCAATCCTTATTCCTATCGAAATGTTACGTGGTGCCTATATTGAACGAGGATTACATCCTAAAAACCTGGCGCGTACTGTAGAAGACTCCGCCACTATCTTTGAACCTATTTTACCGTGGACTGCCGCAGGTGCTTATATGGCGGGTACGTTAGGTGTTGCAACCTTAAGTTACTTACCTTGGGCTGTATTGTGCTGGAGTGGCATCTTCTTTGCCATGCTGTGGGGGTTTACGGGCTTTGGCATTGCCAAATTAACACCAGAAGAGCAGGAAGAAATGACTGCTGAGCTTGGATCACATTCAGAATTACAACTTGATACTAAATAA
- the xylA gene encoding xylose isomerase: MSYFDKIEQIQYEGTTSDNPLAFRYYDPDEIILGKRMEEHLRFAACYWHNFCWNGSDMFGIGTFDRPWQTPGEALEQAKRKADVAFEFFHKLNVPFYCFHDIDVISEGNNINEYVSNMAAITDVLAKKQEETNVKLLWGTANCFTNPRYGAGAATNPDPDVFAWAATQVCEAMKATKALGGENYVLWGGREGYETLLNTDLRQEREQIGRFMQMVVEHKHKIGFQGTLLIEPKPQEPTKHQYDYDTATVYGFLKQFGLEKEVKVNIEANHATLAGHSFHHEIATAIALGILGSVDANRGDPQLGWDTDQFPNSVEENALVMYEILKSGGFTTGGLNFDAKVRRQSNDKYDLFYGHISGMDTMAMALRIAAKMIQDGGLDKFTAQRYSGWSAEFGQNILQGKLSLEDVAKHAQSNTLAPQLQSGRQEMLESLVNRYIFG; this comes from the coding sequence ATGTCTTACTTTGATAAAATTGAACAAATTCAATATGAAGGCACAACAAGCGATAACCCATTAGCGTTTCGTTACTATGATCCTGATGAAATTATTTTGGGTAAACGAATGGAAGAACACCTAAGATTTGCAGCTTGTTATTGGCATAACTTCTGCTGGAATGGTTCTGATATGTTCGGTATCGGTACTTTTGATAGACCATGGCAAACACCAGGTGAAGCATTAGAGCAAGCAAAACGTAAAGCAGATGTGGCCTTTGAATTCTTTCATAAGCTCAATGTTCCTTTCTATTGTTTTCATGATATTGATGTGATTTCTGAAGGGAATAACATCAATGAATATGTTTCTAATATGGCGGCGATCACCGACGTATTAGCGAAAAAACAAGAAGAAACTAACGTTAAATTACTATGGGGAACTGCGAACTGCTTCACTAACCCTCGTTATGGCGCAGGTGCAGCAACAAACCCTGATCCTGATGTTTTTGCTTGGGCCGCAACACAAGTATGTGAAGCGATGAAAGCGACAAAAGCACTGGGTGGTGAAAACTATGTATTATGGGGTGGACGTGAAGGTTATGAAACCCTGCTAAATACCGATTTACGTCAAGAAAGAGAGCAAATTGGTCGCTTTATGCAGATGGTGGTAGAGCATAAACACAAAATTGGTTTCCAAGGTACATTACTGATTGAACCTAAACCACAAGAGCCAACCAAGCACCAGTATGATTATGATACCGCGACAGTTTATGGCTTCTTAAAACAGTTTGGTCTTGAAAAAGAAGTGAAAGTAAACATTGAAGCAAACCACGCGACATTAGCAGGACATAGTTTCCACCATGAAATTGCTACTGCGATTGCGTTAGGCATTTTAGGCTCTGTTGATGCTAACCGTGGTGATCCTCAATTAGGTTGGGATACAGACCAATTCCCAAATAGTGTAGAAGAAAATGCACTGGTCATGTATGAAATTCTTAAATCAGGTGGCTTTACGACAGGTGGATTAAACTTTGATGCTAAGGTTCGCCGCCAAAGCAATGATAAATATGACCTATTCTACGGACATATTTCAGGAATGGATACAATGGCAATGGCATTACGTATTGCGGCAAAAATGATCCAAGATGGTGGCCTTGATAAATTCACGGCACAGCGCTATTCAGGTTGGAGTGCTGAATTTGGCCAAAATATCCTACAAGGTAAATTAAGCCTTGAAGATGTGGCGAAACATGCACAAAGCAATACCTTAGCGCCACAGTTACAAAGTGGACGCCAAGAAATGTTAGAAAGCTTAGTGAATCGCTATATTTTTGGATAA
- the xylB gene encoding xylulokinase: MYLGLDLGTSSVKAIIMNENGDVVTSYSVALAISRPHPQWSEQDPQQWWQATEEAILQLGHSYPMEQIEAIGLSGQMHGAVLLDAQQAVLRPAILWNDGRSFKQCQALETQFPQFKKITGNLVMPGFTAPKLQWVAENEPDIFQRIAHILLPKDFLRWKMSGNFASDMSDAAGTLWLDMQKRNWSDELLSATGLTRRQMPTLFEGNQITGYLLADVAKKWHMKQVPIIAGGGDNAAGAIGVGVYQPGQAMLSLGTSGVYFVVSEQFLQNSDNAVHSFCHALPNTWHLMSVMLSAASCLDWVCQLTGVESVSAMFEDIKHATFADSPLLFLPYLSGERTPYNNPNAKGVFWGLTHEHQRADLCQAVLEGVSFALRQGIEVADNAGQLADNITLIGGGARSEYWRQLLADITGKNLDYRQGGDVGPALGAARLAQLAVNPAHSSQVILSQPKLEKRHIPNLEKHKTYEKKYHAFKKLYSLINTMEI, from the coding sequence ATGTATTTAGGGCTAGATTTAGGCACATCAAGCGTTAAAGCGATCATCATGAATGAAAATGGTGACGTTGTCACAAGTTATTCGGTTGCTTTAGCAATATCACGCCCTCACCCTCAATGGTCAGAACAAGATCCACAGCAATGGTGGCAAGCAACGGAAGAAGCTATTCTCCAGCTTGGACACAGTTATCCGATGGAACAAATAGAGGCGATTGGATTAAGCGGACAAATGCATGGTGCTGTTTTGCTTGATGCTCAACAAGCGGTTCTACGCCCTGCGATATTATGGAACGATGGTCGTAGTTTTAAACAGTGCCAAGCACTTGAAACACAATTTCCCCAGTTTAAAAAAATCACTGGTAATTTAGTGATGCCAGGGTTTACGGCACCTAAATTACAGTGGGTTGCTGAAAATGAACCCGATATTTTTCAACGTATTGCACATATTTTATTACCAAAAGATTTTTTGCGCTGGAAGATGAGTGGTAATTTTGCCAGTGATATGTCAGATGCGGCAGGTACGCTTTGGTTGGATATGCAAAAGCGCAACTGGAGTGATGAACTTTTAAGTGCAACAGGATTAACTCGCCGACAGATGCCAACATTGTTTGAAGGTAATCAAATCACCGGTTACCTATTAGCTGATGTGGCTAAAAAATGGCATATGAAGCAAGTACCTATTATTGCGGGTGGCGGTGATAATGCCGCGGGGGCAATCGGGGTTGGGGTTTATCAACCCGGTCAAGCAATGCTCTCTTTAGGTACTTCAGGGGTTTATTTTGTGGTAAGTGAGCAGTTTCTACAAAATAGCGATAATGCAGTGCACAGTTTTTGTCACGCATTACCCAATACATGGCATTTAATGTCAGTGATGTTAAGTGCGGCATCATGTCTTGATTGGGTGTGTCAATTGACTGGAGTTGAGAGTGTGAGTGCGATGTTTGAAGACATTAAACACGCCACTTTTGCGGATAGCCCTCTACTCTTTTTACCTTATCTTTCAGGGGAACGAACACCTTATAACAACCCTAATGCCAAAGGCGTATTTTGGGGTTTAACCCATGAACATCAACGAGCTGATTTATGTCAAGCTGTTCTTGAAGGCGTAAGTTTTGCATTACGACAAGGAATTGAAGTTGCTGATAATGCTGGACAATTAGCTGATAACATTACGTTAATTGGCGGTGGTGCCAGAAGTGAATATTGGCGACAACTGCTTGCAGATATTACAGGGAAAAATCTCGATTATCGTCAAGGTGGTGATGTCGGCCCTGCGCTTGGTGCAGCAAGACTTGCACAATTAGCAGTAAACCCCGCTCATTCATCACAAGTTATTCTTTCTCAACCTAAGCTTGAAAAACGTCATATACCCAATTTAGAAAAACATAAAACATACGAGAAAAAATATCATGCTTTTAAAAAGCTATATTCATTAATTAATACAATGGAAATATAG
- a CDS encoding DUF3811 domain-containing protein, which yields MKKLTLQEMTDAQQMRVRTRIAQEKKKFGRELTNAEMNRTKDSIITEISLEVEKATKKAQALKKKQKLAPSDETYSWSAKNHRSGYR from the coding sequence ATGAAGAAACTGACACTCCAAGAAATGACAGATGCCCAACAAATGCGAGTAAGAACCCGAATAGCTCAAGAAAAAAAGAAGTTCGGACGTGAATTAACTAATGCTGAAATGAACAGAACCAAAGATTCCATTATTACCGAAATCTCCCTCGAAGTTGAAAAAGCCACCAAAAAAGCACAAGCCCTCAAGAAAAAACAGAAATTAGCCCCTAGTGATGAAACTTATAGTTGGTCAGCCAAAAACCATCGTAGTGGCTATCGTTAA
- a CDS encoding threonine aldolase family protein yields MYRFQNDYNEIAHPAVMKAITDTVGQRYDGYGMDKLCHQAAELIKQRIQQPDVDIHFFNGGTITNLTAISHFLRPHQAVISVSTGHIATHETGAIEATGHKVITTFSADGKLTPALLKPILAEHNDEHWVQPKLVYITNATEIGTVYRKAELQALRDFCNEHNLWLYLDGARLATGLMSAKSDLTIEDIASLTDAFYIGGTKIGAMSAETLVICHPTLKTDFRFSLKQKGGLQAKGWLLGAQFEALFKDDLYFKLGKHLNEMASQLTEFFTVQGFEFLAPPESNQVFVILPNAIAEKLTQQFVFHRVLLEDPNLSCLRLCTSWATTQQDIDGFKAAFLQLV; encoded by the coding sequence ATGTACCGCTTCCAAAATGATTATAATGAAATTGCACATCCCGCGGTCATGAAGGCAATCACTGATACAGTGGGTCAACGCTATGATGGATATGGCATGGATAAGCTTTGTCATCAAGCGGCTGAACTCATTAAACAGCGTATTCAACAGCCTGATGTGGATATTCACTTTTTTAATGGTGGAACCATCACTAATTTAACCGCGATTTCTCATTTTTTACGTCCACACCAAGCTGTTATTTCTGTGAGCACAGGACATATTGCAACACATGAAACCGGTGCTATTGAAGCAACAGGGCATAAAGTTATCACCACATTTTCGGCTGATGGTAAATTAACCCCTGCATTGTTAAAACCCATTCTCGCTGAACATAACGATGAACATTGGGTTCAACCTAAGCTTGTTTATATTACGAATGCCACCGAAATTGGTACGGTTTATCGCAAAGCAGAACTACAAGCACTCCGTGATTTCTGTAACGAGCATAATTTGTGGTTATACCTTGATGGTGCTCGTTTAGCTACAGGATTAATGTCAGCAAAAAGTGATCTGACTATTGAAGATATCGCCAGCTTAACCGATGCTTTTTATATTGGTGGCACTAAAATTGGCGCAATGTCAGCTGAAACCTTAGTGATTTGTCATCCTACATTGAAAACTGACTTTCGTTTTAGCTTGAAACAAAAGGGCGGATTGCAAGCAAAAGGCTGGTTATTAGGCGCGCAATTTGAAGCTTTATTTAAAGATGATCTCTATTTTAAATTAGGTAAACACCTTAATGAAATGGCATCACAATTAACTGAATTTTTTACTGTACAAGGTTTTGAATTTTTAGCACCGCCAGAATCTAACCAAGTTTTTGTTATTCTACCAAATGCGATTGCGGAAAAATTAACTCAACAATTTGTTTTTCATCGTGTATTACTTGAAGATCCTAACTTGAGTTGTTTACGCCTTTGTACTTCTTGGGCAACAACACAACAAGATATTGATGGATTTAAAGCTGCATTTCTTCAATTAGTTTAA